One Prosthecobacter vanneervenii genomic window carries:
- a CDS encoding CAP domain-containing protein yields the protein MNHFSPVHPTTRIRAWRGWCMGLFCVAALLLSQGWAADPTAEQQYMLELINRFRSDPQNELSNLVNFSSPGVWDTPKSNDPSIAYALNYFGTSASDLAAQFASLTAAPPLAWNSALNVSAANYSNLMVSADQQSHTLDGLSLDQRIQNGGYGANWLQVGENLFASAQSPLHAHAAFVIDWGDGNGSTAGYGNGIQSPAGHRDLLLNSGMKEIGIGFQSVSIPGTNVNATGPYVVTEHLASQFRYDGVHYISDAILTGSVYQDTIVHDAFYEPGEGLAGRAINVYNDATGILVASGFSNSAGGFNITLTGLTDGVVYRVEAPDTGLAAKTFTLTEHTDDYGVPVMMYDNVYQSFAVVPEPGSLLLCLAAGLSLWHRRSRRFPC from the coding sequence GTGAATCATTTTTCCCCAGTTCATCCCACCACACGCATCCGCGCATGGCGCGGATGGTGCATGGGCTTGTTCTGCGTGGCGGCATTGCTGCTCTCGCAAGGCTGGGCAGCTGACCCCACGGCTGAGCAGCAGTACATGCTGGAACTGATCAACCGCTTTCGCAGCGATCCACAGAACGAACTGTCCAATCTCGTCAATTTCTCTTCGCCCGGTGTCTGGGACACCCCGAAGTCCAATGACCCCAGCATTGCCTATGCTCTGAATTACTTCGGCACCAGCGCATCGGATCTGGCCGCGCAGTTTGCCAGTCTCACCGCCGCGCCGCCTTTGGCATGGAACAGCGCGCTGAATGTCTCGGCTGCAAATTACTCCAATCTCATGGTGTCCGCAGATCAGCAGTCCCACACACTCGATGGCCTGAGCCTGGACCAGCGTATTCAAAACGGCGGCTATGGTGCCAACTGGCTGCAGGTGGGGGAGAACCTCTTTGCCTCAGCCCAGTCTCCGCTGCATGCGCATGCGGCATTCGTCATTGACTGGGGAGATGGCAACGGCTCGACCGCTGGCTATGGCAATGGCATTCAGAGTCCTGCCGGTCATCGCGATCTGCTGCTGAACTCTGGTATGAAGGAAATCGGCATCGGTTTCCAAAGCGTGTCTATTCCTGGCACAAACGTGAATGCCACCGGCCCCTACGTCGTCACCGAGCATCTGGCCTCCCAGTTCCGCTATGATGGTGTTCATTACATCTCAGACGCCATCCTCACGGGATCGGTCTATCAGGACACCATTGTGCACGATGCCTTTTACGAGCCCGGTGAAGGGCTCGCGGGAAGGGCCATCAATGTTTACAACGACGCCACGGGGATCCTCGTCGCCAGCGGCTTCAGCAACAGCGCCGGTGGTTTCAATATCACACTCACAGGCCTCACCGATGGCGTGGTCTATCGCGTGGAGGCGCCGGACACTGGCCTGGCCGCCAAGACCTTTACTCTCACAGAGCACACCGATGACTACGGCGTGCCGGTGATGATGTATGACAACGTCTATCAATCTTTTGCCGTGGTGCCTGAGCCTGGCAGCCTCTTGCTCTGCCTCGCTGCCGGATTATCGCTATGGCACCGTCGCTCCCGTCGTTTTCCCTGTTGA
- a CDS encoding winged helix-turn-helix domain-containing protein, which yields MIDFDQIDKLIHEKGRLSIMTLLSTRGEWAFQELKAELNMSDGNLISHLRTLGTAGYIKENRDESGTRPRTSYELTEAGRKAFKDYVEVLGEIVKAAQQG from the coding sequence ATGATCGACTTTGATCAGATTGACAAGCTCATTCACGAGAAGGGCCGCCTCTCCATCATGACGCTGCTCTCCACGCGCGGAGAGTGGGCTTTTCAGGAGCTGAAGGCGGAGCTGAACATGAGTGACGGCAACCTGATCTCCCACCTGCGCACGCTCGGCACCGCCGGCTACATCAAGGAAAATCGCGATGAGTCCGGCACCCGACCGCGCACGAGCTACGAGCTGACCGAAGCAGGGCGGAAGGCCTTCAAGGACTACGTCGAAGTGCTCGGAGAGATCGTCAAAGCCGCGCAGCAGGGCTGA
- the ispH gene encoding 4-hydroxy-3-methylbut-2-enyl diphosphate reductase yields the protein MNIILAQHHGMCFGVRDALRATHAAAQRAPLTILGQLVHNPLVDSHLTALGAARGELDDLQSAATQQVAITAHGASDQHRQAWHDAGHTVIDTTCPLVKKAHHALAMLVAEGYQPVVIGQSQHVEVRGLIGDFPSAVVVLEEADLDRVPAHARLGIISQTTQPVDLALRLVEAIKRHHRSSEVRFIDTICHPTKQRQTAMDELLRDCDHIVVIGGRNSNNTRQLAQKAAAFGLPVLQIEHADELDPEWFRRARNVGVTAGTSTLDETVNAVMQRLRQIAAEMRSSPAHEFLRAMLQAA from the coding sequence ATGAACATCATCCTCGCTCAACATCACGGCATGTGCTTCGGCGTCCGCGACGCCCTGCGTGCCACTCATGCAGCAGCACAGCGCGCACCACTGACCATCCTCGGCCAGCTTGTACATAATCCGCTGGTGGACAGCCATCTGACAGCTCTCGGCGCGGCGCGAGGAGAGCTGGATGATCTGCAGAGCGCGGCCACGCAGCAGGTGGCCATCACTGCCCATGGGGCTTCAGACCAGCATCGCCAGGCATGGCATGATGCAGGCCACACGGTGATCGACACCACCTGCCCTCTGGTCAAGAAGGCCCATCATGCACTGGCCATGCTGGTGGCTGAGGGCTATCAGCCAGTGGTGATCGGCCAGAGCCAGCACGTGGAGGTGCGCGGGCTCATAGGCGACTTTCCCTCGGCCGTCGTCGTGCTCGAAGAGGCGGATCTCGATCGCGTGCCAGCGCATGCACGGCTCGGCATCATCTCGCAGACCACGCAGCCGGTGGATCTGGCCCTGCGGCTGGTGGAGGCGATCAAGCGCCACCACCGCAGCTCCGAGGTGCGGTTCATCGACACCATCTGCCATCCTACCAAGCAACGCCAGACTGCGATGGATGAGCTGCTGCGTGACTGCGACCACATCGTGGTCATTGGAGGGCGTAACAGCAACAACACCCGGCAACTGGCGCAAAAAGCCGCCGCATTCGGCCTGCCCGTGCTGCAGATCGAGCATGCCGATGAACTCGACCCCGAGTGGTTTCGCAGGGCGCGGAATGTCGGTGTTACTGCCGGAACCTCCACGCTGGATGAAACCGTGAATGCTGTGATGCAGCGGCTCCGGCAAATCGCCGCCGAGATGCGCAGCAGCCCAGCCCATGAATTTCTGAGAGCCATGCTCCAGGCCGCCTGA